ATGGGGTGAGGATAAATATATTGCACAGtactatttacaaaaaaaaatattgcatgaAAGCATTGACAAAAACACTCCTTAAAAAGCCctatttgtgtgaatgttttgcTTGAATTCTATGTTGAAGGCatcaaagcatttttttctatacacatatatgtatgtatatattatttttatgaaaaagaTTGAAGGAAATATCACTGGTGATCAAGAATTGATAAGATAAATGCTGATCTCCTGCAATATCTGTATATTTGAATCCAATATAACAGACGTTTCATTTTGGAAAAGTGCccttattatttgtttttacctggataactgttaaaaaaaaacgtaacatCAGCAattacaatttacaatttacaatgaAATTGGAACTAATCAAAACCACaatgtttaactttattttatgtttatgtgtttaacCTTTTATGTATTGTCAACTGGCTTTACTTTTAgacagaaaatataaagaaatgttttgttatgACAGAGGTTTATTGATAGTTTGTATGGATCTCGTATTCTGCATGCTGATTGGTCGGCCACGGTGAGTACTTCCTGTAAACATTGACTCTCATTGGCTCTTCGCCCTGTGACGCACCGGATGTTCCAGTTGTTTTCCGGACGTGCTCACCGGCTCGTTCTCTCTCCGGTAAAATGGCAGAGGTCGGTCAGGGGCTTCGGAGCGGCGTTACCCGGCTCTCCGCTCTCAGAATCAGCCAGAGTCGATCCGTACCTACCGGAGGAAGCCCCGGATGTCTCCCGATAACCTGCGCTTCCGGCAACAATGAAGCTGAAGAGGAATTAGCCCAAAGTGAACGTGAAGtgtcaaaaatcaaaacaacacGACGCAAATCAGACAAACTTTCCAAAGTAGGAAAGAGTAGAAGTCTGCAGGAAGATGTGACTTTGCTGTGTGCCGCCTCTTTGGGTCCGTCTCCGTATCGTTTCATCGGGTTTGTTGAAACCAGAGAGAGTCTGCAAAGTTGTAAGACAGCCCTGTACCTCTCCACAGGACTCCTCCAGGAGAAGCTGCTACCTTCCAGATTGACACCCTGGACCAGAGGAGCTTTGTCCATCCACCCTGACGCCTTCAGGACCCATCAGCAGCTCCGAGCTTTCTGCACAGTTGTCTTCTTTCTGGCAGAGCAGGGGTCAGAGAGGTCAGGCGCCACACGTAGACGGAGATCCCTAAAATCTGATCCCTACAAAAGATCTACAACAACTAGGAGCTACAGCTGGAGCTCAGACAGTGTTGCTCTGCTGCACAGAAGCAAGACGGCCTATTACGACATCCTCAAAGTGTCACCCAGCGCCACACAGTCCCAGATCAAGACGGCCTACTACAAGCAGTCCTTCATCTACCACCCTGACAAGAACGCGGGGAGCAGGGAGGCCACACAGCGCTTCTCCGAGGTCAGCGAGGCGTACAACGTGCTGGGTAACGTCAACCTGAGGAGGAAGTACGACCGGGGCATACTGAGCCAGTCTGACGTCCAAAGTGCAGGGAGGCCGTCCTCCAAAGACACCACCACCAGATCCACAGGGtcctcgcagcagcagcagcagcagcagcagcagcagcaacagagaGCCAGACACTCCACCCAAGTCGGAGGGAGGCCCATATTTGATTTTGACGCCTTTTATCGAGCGCACTATGGCGATCAGCtgcagaaggaaagagaaatgaaagcCCGGAGGCAGGCCATgcagaaacagaaggagaaacagagtaaatggaaggaaaggaaaatggTGGAGCTTGTTATGATGATGGGACTGTTAGCGGGAGGGGCGATCTTAACCAGCCTCGGCAAGTCCTTGAAATAGAAGCTGTAGCGTGTCAACGGTACAGGCTGCACTTTATGACTCtcagggggaaggaggaggaggaggaggaggaggtaggggTGCTACCTCAGTGTTTTGTAAGAGTTGCACATTTTCTGATAGTTGATAGTTTGTTGCTGGagtaaacaaacaatattaCTATAAAACGAAATgtatccacacaaacacactcattgCATTAAAGTTTggcttaaaacattttttcaggTGCCCACATGAACACTGAAATAAGTTTTCAGTTCATATaagaagcaaaacatttacCGATACGTATTCAGCATAAATGATGGTGGACAAAATCCACAGTCTGCCTTTACCCTTAAACCTGCATCTAATATGGACCTTTAACAGTCAGTGAAATCTTCTTGAATCTGTCTTGAAAATTAAAGCTGCATCTCCACATGGAGCCACTTTTCGGGGTTCGTCTATCACTTTCACTGAAAACGCATCGGTCGGGGACCACAAAAACAGGAATGCTGCACATCTAGACTGACCTAGAGTGATGGATAAAAAGAGCTGTAAGTGGAAACTGGAAATCTGCAAACAACTTAACAGGGCGTGGACTTATTTATTCCTGCAGTAATTCAAACATATACAGTAGGTCTTTCAGGAATCTAAAAAGCGACCAGCACATGTTTGAGAAAATATCGTAGCTCACATTTAATCCTGTAAAAGTTCATGCTTActtgtgtatatattttcagGGGTGAAGATGAGAATGCTGTGTTTCTCTGCAAATTCAGCACaataatttgaaaacaaaattaaggtACTTTCTATTAGTAGTGAAAACtcttaagcaaaaaaaaaaaagaagaagaagttacacTGCACAAGGATGGGAAGTTAAGCTTTAATCATTTTTACTGTACTTGTATTTGAAGATAATGTGTTATGAGTAAGTTTATACACATGTTAACATCTTGTTCCAGATGTTTTAAGTGTATATATGtgaatgtactgtacatataaGATGTCACATGACATTAGAAGAGTTTAATCTGCGATAGAGAAGATCTAATAAAGCAGTTTGATTTAGTTAtttgtttgctctgtttgtgtCCGTTTCATAGTGAATCCATGGGTTCATTTACTCGgcgtgagcttttttttttccccctgcagcaTTATAAGGTGAGACCTCTAGAGGGCATCTGAGTACATGAAAATGATCTTGGGCCAGTGAAGGCCCCAGGGGCTCAATGAAACTGTGTGGGAGGATGTGAATGAACATTAGGAACGTCTCCGATTGTACAGGACGGCTGCCGTTTGTGTGTCGGATTATTATAGTTTCCATTCACATGTCACATATTATAGGAATAAACCGAGTCAACGTAGGATTGTGTTATTAGACTTTAAACTGACAGAAGTGGTCAATACaagtcaaacattttaaacttgGATGTTAGATCAGtaactgaaaaagaaatttaTGAGGTGaaactgaatgtgtttgaaTGAGGGTCATTATGGGGCAAAGGTGCTTTCATTTAATatgaactgaaaccaaaaaaaaaaacaccaggttTCATATTTATCTATTCATACAGACAGAAGTGAGATATTTTTGTCAGACATATGCGCTCAAatctttcatcattttaatttttacttatATAATTAGTTTGCCTAAGGCTTTTCTGACTCTTTAATTCATCATTTTGCCATCAGTCTGGACATCCACACTGTGTGAATAACTGCGAAAAAATATGCAATAgtttgttcacattttattcacagAAATATAAAGTAGTATGTCAAGTACGTCACTTTGTACAAAATTGCACAGACTCTTCAAAACTCAGTCAGACAACAGAAAAGTTCAGCTTTTAAGGgtgttaagaaaataaaatggagacACGAGAGAGCTGTGATATGTGAAACAGGTTTCTTGCAACAGACAATTTCCACTGTGGATGTTTCATCAAGAAGAATCAATCCGTTGTACATAAATAAGACTCAATAGGAAAACTGTAATTTACA
This sequence is a window from Mugil cephalus isolate CIBA_MC_2020 chromosome 9, CIBA_Mcephalus_1.1, whole genome shotgun sequence. Protein-coding genes within it:
- the dnajc30b gene encoding dnaJ (Hsp40) homolog, subfamily C, member 30b, with the protein product MAEVGQGLRSGVTRLSALRISQSRSVPTGGSPGCLPITCASGNNEAEEELAQSEREVSKIKTTRRKSDKLSKVGKSRSLQEDVTLLCAASLGPSPYRFIGFVETRESLQSCKTALYLSTGLLQEKLLPSRLTPWTRGALSIHPDAFRTHQQLRAFCTVVFFLAEQGSERSGATRRRRSLKSDPYKRSTTTRSYSWSSDSVALLHRSKTAYYDILKVSPSATQSQIKTAYYKQSFIYHPDKNAGSREATQRFSEVSEAYNVLGNVNLRRKYDRGILSQSDVQSAGRPSSKDTTTRSTGSSQQQQQQQQQQQQRARHSTQVGGRPIFDFDAFYRAHYGDQLQKEREMKARRQAMQKQKEKQSKWKERKMVELVMMMGLLAGGAILTSLGKSLK